A region of the Procambarus clarkii isolate CNS0578487 chromosome 29, FALCON_Pclarkii_2.0, whole genome shotgun sequence genome:
GGGGAAGATGGCCGCCAACCACCATCAATCAACCATCCTGCAAAGTTAGGTGAGGCTAGCTCTAAGcgtcagggggccagattcacgaagcagttactcaagcacttacgaacctgtacatcttttctcaatctttggcggctttgtttacaattattaaacagttaatgcgcTCCGAAGCACcatgagactgtttataacaataacaacagttaattggaaagttttcatgcttgtaaactgtttaataaatgtaaccaaagccgtcaaagattgaggaaagatgtacaggttcgtaagtgcttgcgtaactgcttcgtgaatctggtccctggcctCCAAGCTTGGACAGACAAGCAGATAGAAATCTTCTTTTATAAATACAGAAAATATGCAAGTAGGTCACCTAACCAGGTGTGGCCATAACAACCCTTGCTGTTCATAGCCCTAAGTCCAACACCTGACCTGATAATCCGTATAAAGGTTCAATTTGAAGTCATTTTGAGGATTCATTTTTATTCCCAAGAGTTTAAAATGGATACAATCATGAAGACACATTGTGAGAAACACTGGGTGTGAAGGTGTTGACGTTCCTGACGTCACGGGCTCTTGACGTCACGGTCTCCTGACGTCATGGGCTCCTTACATTGCGAGTTCCTGACGTCATGGGCTCCTTACATTGCGAGTTCCTGACGTCATGGGCTCCTTACATTGCGAGTTCCTGACGTCATGGGGTCCTTACATTACGAGTTCCTGACTTCACGGGCTCTTGACGTCCACTCTGATCCCCTTGACCCCGGAGGAGTCGCCGGTGTAGGCCCCACCAGAAGCCCAGGAGGTGCCGTCAGCGCCGCCGTAGCCGCCCCCAGCGCCTCCCGTCTGGAAGCCTCCTGAGCCGGTGCACCTCACTCCGGGCTTGTTGGTGAGGCAgccgccccctcccccaccaccctgccacccaccaccaccaccgctgctcccacctccaccagcaccaaaTCCACCTCCGGAACCTgatcctccacctccacctgctccacctccaagTCCGCCGCCTGATCCTGATCCACCGCCAAATCCGCCGCCTGATCCTGATCCACCACCAAATCCGCCGCCTGAACCTGATCCACCACCAAATCCGCCGCCTGAACCTGATCCACCGCCAAATCCGCCGCCTGATCCTGATCCACCGCCACGTCCGCCGCCTGATCCTGATCCACCGCCAAATCCGCCGCCTGAACCTGATCCACCGCCAAATCCGCCGCCTGATCCTGATCCACCGCCAAATCCGCCGCCTGAACCTGATCCACCGCCAAATCCGCCGCCTGATCCTGATCCACCGCCAAATCCGACGCCTGAACCTGATCCACCGCCTGATCCTGATCCACCGCCAAATCCGCCGCCTGAACCTGATCCACCGCCAAATCCACCGCCTGATCCTGATCCACCGCCAAATCCGCCGCCTGAACCTGATCCGCCGCCTGAACCTGATCCACCGCCAAATCCGCCGCCTGATCCTGATCCACCGCCACGTCCGCCGCCTGAGCCTGATCCACCTCCTGCACCTGATCCACCGCCTGAACCTGATCCACCGCCTGAACTTGATCCACCCCAAAATCCACCTGCGGAACCTGATCCACCACCTGTACCTGCTCCTCCTCCAAATCCACCTCCTGAACCTGATCCACCACCtgtacctgctcctccaccaaatCCACCTCCTGAGCCTGATCCACCTCCTGTACCTGATCCACCGCCTGAACTTGATCCACCCCAAAATCCACCTGCGGAACCTGATCCACCTGAGCCTGATCCACCACCTGTACCTGCTCCTCCTCCAAATCCATCACCTGAACCTGATCCACCACCTGTACCTGCTCCTCCTCCAAATCCACCACCTGAACCTGATCCACCACCTGTACCTGCTCCTCCTCCAAATCCACCACCTGAACCTGATCCACCACCTGTACCTGCTCCTCCTCCAAATCCACCACCTGAACCTGCTCCACCTGAACCTGATCCACCACCtgtacctgctcctccaccaaatCCACCTCCTGAGCCTGATCCACCTCCTGAACCTGATCCACCACCTGTACCTGCTCCTCCTCCAAATCCACCACCTGAACCTGCTCCACCTCCTGAACCTGATCCACCACCTGTACCTGCTCCTCCTCCAAATCCACCTCCTGAGCCTGATCCACCTCCTGTACCTGCTCCTCCTCCAAATCCACCACCTGAGCCTGATCCACCTCCTGAGCCTGATCCACCTCCTGTACCTGCTCCTCCTCCAAATCCACCACCTGAGCCTGATCCACCTCCTGAGCCTGATCCACCTCCTGTACCTGCTCCTCCTCCAAATCCACCACCTGAGCCTGATCCACCTCCTGTACCTGCTCCTCCTCCAAATCCACCTCCTGAGCCTGATCCACCTCCTGAACCTGACCCGCCACCTGATCCACCGCCTCCAGATCCTGATCCACCCCAAGAACCACTGAAGGACCCTGAGGCACTTCCTGATCCACCGGTTCCTTTAGATCCACTAATGGACCCGGAGGCACTTCCTGATCCACCACTTCCTTTTGATCCACTAAAGGATCCGGAGGCACTTCCTGATCCACTGCCTCCTTTAGATCCACTAATTGACCCGGAGGCACTTCCTGATCCACTGCCTCCTTTAGATCCACTAATTGACCCAGAGGCACTTCCTGATCCACTGCCTCCTTTAGATCCACTAAAGGATCCACTGGCTGATCCAGACCCGGATCCAGATCCGCTGAAAGAGAAGGATCCACTGGCAGAACCGCTTCCAGAGACTTGTTGAGCGAGTCCGCACAGCGGGCACGGCTTCTTATTGGCCTCTCTAGCAAGTCTCCCGCTGTTCCAGTCCAAGGGAGACGCTGACCGCCCTGCGCGATAGGCATGACCTCCGTGGCCAATACCTCCTCTTTTGGCGGAACTCACATAGTGAGCTACCGTGCCATCATCTTCTCTGGAGTCATCGGTGTACTCTTTGGAGTAGTCTGTCGTGTGTGTCCCGCCGCTGACCACACCGCTGGCCCTCACACCGACACCCAGAGCTTGAGCAGTGTTGACGATGCCAGGAACGGTAAGGACCTGGGCCATCGTCCACGCCACCAACAGGAACATCGCGCTCCCCTGCATGTTCTCCTCTGGAATCAGATTAATTATGATAACTCTTATTGGTTTGCTAATAATGGACGGTCACAAATGCAATTTGTGTGCGAATATTGTTTTACTTCTTTATGGCAACTCATCAGAAGCCCCTGACAAGACCTGAAACATTCTTACTTTACAATTTAATAAGGAACGTCTTTCGAAAGAAAGTACATTACCTACATTAGCAAATATATAAAAAAGcctaaaatagggaaaaaaaaattaaagtctTGTGCGACATTTAAACTGATAATACACGTAATTACTTCATAATTAATATCGAATTTGTACTTTAAGTCACATATGGTTGCTATAATATATATTCCTTTGATTATTGGTATACCTCTTTAATAGCATAGagcatattattatatatacctCATATCAACAACAGTGAGACATATCAACGTCGTGCTGTCGGTCAATAGTGGTACTGTATAGCAATGTTAGCTTACCACTTTGTCataattacttatttatttatttatttatatacaagaaggtacattgggggttaagagagtacatagcaatgatgattttacattcttgtaaagccactagcaaccatagcgtttcgggcaggtccttaatctaacagataattttaagtagataatttccAGCAAAATTGACAaataatgtttacaggtacattgtaagaaattttgacacaataaaCAAACATTAGATTAAGACACAATAATGACAATACACTATAATGACAAAGATAACAAGGTACATTAgggtaaaatttgagggttatcaattgagtcattgtagcacaatttgaggatcatttcaaggaataatgcaatagaatatgcactcaatataacaaccatgatatcagatgatatcaatGATTACAGTGGTAAAGTTATATGACTTAGGTGCATGTATTGGGGGACTGGGTAGCActggatacagtgcgagtttaaagcactaggtaggaaactatgaagatgaaattatgaACTTTATGGtttgtttttgaataaggcaaaagttggacagcttttcaattcgttagagAGTGAGTTGCAtatactaggtccctttatttgtataGTGTTTATACAGATTACGTTTGACTCTGGGGAcatcagagatatttatttctggtttggtgattatgggtcctattacatctgtccagggcgaTTTTCAGAGCAGGGTTCGCatataagaacagggttttgtaaatgtagttggcacaagagaatgtgtggagttagtttatgtttagcatatttaggcatttAAACAGGGGGGCTgaatgttgtctgaaagcagagtttgttattgttctgatagcagatttttgctgggtaatgatggacttgaagtagtttgcagtggttgaaccccatgcaccacCATGCACAGCCTTATCTAAAGTTGTTATAAAAAATTCAAGACAGGACCTTCATTGTAGCTATTATGAAATAAACTTGATGTATCTAACTCAATACCACATCCATACTCTACAACGCAGAGATGTGACTGGTCTGTGTGTATTCTTCAAACTTCACAAAATGTCTTTCCTTTATTTAGTTCCTCTATAAGTCCCTACCTCAAGAAAAATGACTAAATAGAGTAATATGGGACAATTAGATAAATATTCCTTTTGCACAAAACAGACGGATTTCGACGCTCCTTTCGTCAAAAATAATTAAAGATTCGGAACGCATTGCTCTTCAATCTCCTCTTGCCAAATATACGAAATATTACTGGTACAAAAGTGAAGGTTTTCTAGAGGCAACTGGACAAGTTCCTGCAGGATGTGCCAGACCAGCTGGGTTGAAATGGGtaggtggtagtgcaggtcactTCAAGCAATAGCCTAACCGAACACATTATCAACAGGCAAAAGTAGAACACTCGTAACCTCCTACAGTTAACTGCAGGTTGTTCAATTGTTATATAAATGGGTGTCATGAGGGAAACCCAGGTAAGAATATCTTACATGGAGTGTGAACCTACGTTATGATAGGGTACAGTACAGCCCAACACTTGCACACACAATGTGGTCACACTGTACAAACAGCTAAGATAAAGAATACATTTACATCACAGAGGTTAGTATAGACTATACAGTAACATCCCCACTGCCGGGCCATGTATAGACCAAAATCCCTTTCAGATAGCTTTTTCTACTTgcaaaaatacatatatacagaAATAAGCATAAAGCTTGTTGTAAATTATTTATAGGAATGAAGTCCTCTTCAAGCCAGGAATTAGATCAATTTGGACTGCTCGTTATTAAACTTTACTTCTATAAGCAAAAACCTTTTGCTAGGTTAGGCGAGTTGCTTTGGTTTGTACGTTTCTGATTAGGCAAAAACAgctgcattttttacggagtggcaaatggaGAACGGACAGGGTAGCGGGGCCATCAACAACGTAGGTATTTTGTCTCTTTTACAAACATGCAGCTTTTATATGCTACAATATTACGAGTTTACCTTCGTCATATCGGCAATATTGACTCTAATAGAGATCTTTTGCCATGAAGGAACTCGTATAAATAACCTTCGTAAAACCTCAGTACATTAGTGAGGTAAGTAGCAGAGTACTCACAGTGTACGCCGGGGAGAAGGCAATATTACCCTCGCTGGGCCTGAGCTCCACAGCGACTGTTCCCTCCACGCTCTTCCGCGCTTTTAATATCGCAGCAGGACCCCCGCCTTTGTTTGATTAGCGCCTGTCTGGGGGCATTGACTATTTATTCAGGAAGGCAATGATGAGGCAGCAAATATATTTCAGGATGGTAACGAGGATTCCCAGGACTGCAGAGGCCAGGGACGCGGCCTGACTTGCGCACTCGCCAACAGGACGTCATCACCTGGGAGCCGGCCTCCATATGCAGCAAAAAATGTTTAGTAAGAAAATGGAATTTTTATATACTGTTTTGTTTAAAAGTCGAATATATGTTTTAATAACGAAATTATTGAGAATATGTTTTGAAGGGCGTTTATAAATCGGAGCCAAAGAGAGCTACTGCATTTACGAGACTGGTGAAACTATATTGATTAACGACTGTTGATAATATGAAGGCTGCCATGCTTGTACCGCTAGGCTAATTactgaatttgagtataacagatgtaacccacaacagttgtctaactcccgggtacctatttactgctaacaaTGCCATACAAAGCCCCTAAATTGTTGAATGATTCCCAGATGTTGGTTACTTCTAAAAAATGTAAAGGCTAAACAAAGAAGCACCTAATGATCATTGTGAAGACATTTATATATCTTTTACACCAAATAATTGGGGCTACATAATCCTCccgacttggtgccttcttttgataattactcacTAGATAAAATAAATGTGTAATACAATGGCTGCGTTCTCTACTCACAACCCCGGGTTCCGTCCGTTGGcgggacaaaaatggttgggcacgtttgccTTCAtcaaatgtttctgttcacctagcagtaaataggtacccgggagttaaccAACTGTTATGGTTACATCCTGGGGATTCAAAATTCAAATACGTTTATTGAGTTATAAATATACAcagagggatgaggtagctcgagctattctcaccccgtcttgcatcctggaagtcagtaattcaaccttggGAGACCTAAgcataaagaatatatatatatatacacttctgCTAAAATTTTATAACTATATAAGATAATAAACCATAAACGTAATTACGTGACCGAGTATATTGGGTTTTATGATCATATGTAAGTATTTGTAATTACATTGCCTGTATTTCTGTGATGGACTCAAGATCACACTTACTGTATAAAGACTTCATTTCTTCtgcaactttatatatatatatatatatatatatatatatatatatatatatatatatatatatatatatatatatatatatatatatatatatatacctagtagccagaacgcacttctcggcctatatgtgtgtgtgtgtgtgtattagtataATTTTGGGGAACATAAGTGTCATTTCTCTAATATACATGCATTTAAACACAGCAGCAGAGTGGCTATTGTTAATTTTCTTATGTATATTTTTCATTCTACGTACCATCTAGAGGGCGAAGAAACTAATaatcacttaatctttccattttAGTGTCCGACGCTTCAGCAGCAATGTGACATCTTCAGAAATACTTGTACACACtttactttttatttatttatttatatatatataagagttgttacattcttgtacagccactagcacgcatagcgtttcgagcaagCCCTTAATCCTATGCCCCGGAATACGACACCGCCAAATCGTTTATAAACcgaccattttactgttgagttaaacagaggctacagttaaggattgacgcccagtaaatcctccccggccaggatacgaacccaggacaaacgtTAGGcgagtcttaaccactacaccacgaggaCTTCTAAATGTGTCTTTATATTAAAGACACGGGTATACAAAGCTTACATGCAGAAATATAGACATTTATAAGTGTGGGTTCACCTCCCCTTTAAGCCCTCCATAATCGTAGAGAGCGCCGAAGAATAGGGTGAGGTGATTGCTGCCTAACTAGCTATTAGTTGTCTAGCGGGTCTACTATCTTTCCTCTGGATCAATGGAGGGCCATCAAACTTTTGAATGTTAAATGTCGAATTTACTTGAATACCGAGAATACAGCTCTCAAATAAACATGGCCTCAAGTGTATGGAGCCTCCTACAATCattggcttacaggttccggaagatgagaggaaatgtcaacactggagaaatgcccgacagaccactggaacattatctaacacagtgcacagttacaaacccattaagatttcaacttagattcaacagagcagaagaaattgttaaacacatatggcaaaatcttactgaagcgaccatacgagtcataaatactcatactccgtccaagtaaaacagaaacaagcaacacttagtgggtcagccagaggcttagggcccgcgcaggaatatccctaaaaaaaaaaaaaaaaaatggcaccAATGGTGTCTGGAACACTGAAACATGGCTTTACCTCAGTGATAGTTAGATATAGGTTTAACAAAGGCACAGCCTTCACGCACAATTAGTTACTATATAACGcttaaattatgttaattatatgTGCATATCACTAAACCAACACCAAACGCCCTTGGAACTTATATGCCAATTAAAATATTACCAGCTAGATTACATTAATTCTCTATGTTAATTTGATTCTAAGTAAATTTACATAGACCCACAACATAATTTACATATGCAAATTATGTTGCAGGCATTTTTAATATGCAGTATGAAAATTAACATGGCTACTAATTAAACTAGAACATTTACTTTACACTTGAAAAGTCAATAAGATTAAAAGCCTAGTCATCAATTTTCATTTATTTACTTTTACATAATTATTGCTACATTTGTAAACTCAAGACATTAAATTTGCTGCTGAAATTACTCTTTTACTTATCTAGTATATAAATTCACATAAGTAAAGGAATCTAGGATATTTAAAATCAATGTGAATagcccatttcataagaaaccccCTTGTTTCATACAAAACTGGTGAAGAGAGAAACAGAATGGTACTGGGGCCAGTAGACGAGTCACTGGATGAGTGCTTTATTGTCTGGGTGTAGTGGGGCGGACTGTGTGCAGTCACAGCACACTAGTTCACTTGCTGAGGGGCAGAGTGTTGTGGAGCACCCCACGCCCTGTGGTACCTGCCACTGGCTGTATACATGGTGATTCTCTCAGGGCACCAATGTTGTTCCACTTAGGGCACCAATGTTCCACTCAGGGCACCAATCGTGTTCCACTCAGGGCACCAATGTGTTTCACTCAGGTCACCAAGGTGTTTCACTTGCTACAAGACACCAATCGGGATCCAATATTCAGCAACTCACGTTCAATTCAAGTACAAGTACATTTATTGAGACAACAAAATACATCTCAAGGggctagagtagcttaggctatctctatcctcctctacttcaagtccctcaaggggcgcacaaatccagtgagtacaactccacaaatcacaatacaagaatcacatttaacattgtaggttaatatagtaaacacaacatataagtgttacactcttggggcaaaatgctTGTAGCTCCCAAGTATTCTGTCTCTCAGTAGCTCATTGTGTCATAAGGAAAGACTTATAATTCCACCTTacttataattaatataattacttatttattattaatattaattagacttataattaatgtaattaataagAAAGActtataattaattattaccaCATATTTGTAACTGTTGATACCTGGCTGTCCCCGGGGTATTTGTACATATTAAACTATACAATACTTCCTAGTTTGTAAATCAATATTTTAAAAGCAAGTCATGATGTTTCCCCTACTAGAGAACTACACTGAATCACATAGAAAGACAAGAGCATTACATAGAAAGACAAGAGCATTACTCAGAGACAAGATCCTTACATAGAAAGACAAGAGCATTACATAGATAGATAAGAGCATTACAGTGAAGCAGTGTGAAACACAAGAGCACCATACTGAATCAGTGTGAACCGAGCTTGAGGCTACACCTGATCACTGCTCTTCACAGCCACGCTAACACTTTTCCGGCCGTCACCTttgacacccaccctcacacccttCACCCCTGACTGTCCGCCAGTGTAGGCCTCGCCTGTAGCCCAGGAGCCGTCGCCGCCCCCGTAGCCGCCCCCGCTGCCTCCGGCCTGTTGCCCGCCGCCTCcagaccagccgccgccacccccgCCGCCCCCGCCCACCGACCCACCTAACCCGCTTCCTGATCCACCACCCGATCCACCGCCGAATCCGCCACCCGATCCACCACCGAATCCGCCACCCGATCCACCACCGAATCCGCCACCCGATCCACCACCGAATCCGCCACCCGATCCACCACCGAATCCGCCACCCGATCCACCACCGAATCCGCCACCCGATCCACCACCGAATCCGCCACCCGATCCACCACCGAATCCGCCACCCGATCCACCACCTGTTCCGTGGCTAGATCCACCACCTATTCCATGCCCAGATCCACCACCTGTTCCATGGCCAGATCCACCACCTGTTCCATGGCCAGATCCACCACCTGTTCCATGGCCAGATCCACCACCTGTTCCATGGCCAGATCCACCACCTGTTCCATGGCCAGATCCACCACCTGTTCCGTGACCTGATCCACCACCTGTTCCATGGCCAGATCCACCACCTGTTCCATGGCCAGATCCTCCACCTGTTCCATGGCCAGATCCACCACCTGTTCCATGGCCAGATCCTCCACCTGTTCCATGGCCAGATCCACCACCTGTTCCATGGCCAGATccgccacctgacccaccacctatTCCATGACCTGATCCACCACCTGTTCCATGCCCAGATCCACCTCCTGACCCTCCACCTGTTCCATGACCTGATCCACCACCTGTTCCATGCCCAGATCCACCACCTGTTCCATGGCCAGATccgccacctgacccaccacctatTCCATGACTCGATCCACCACCTGTTCCATGCCCAGATCCACCTCCTGACCCTCCACCTATTCCATGACCTGATCCACCACCTGTTCCATGCCCAGATCCACCACCTGATCCTCCACCTGTTCCGTGACCTGATCCACCACCTGTTCCGTGGCCAGATCCACCCCACGAACCGCTGATAGATCCAGAACCACTTCCTGATCCTCCTCCAGAACCACTGAAGGATCCAGAACCACTTCCTGATCCTCCTCCAGAACCACCGAAGGCTCCCGAACCACTAAAGGATCCAGACCCGGAGCCCGAGTGTGACCCAGAAGCACTTTCAGAACCACTGGCTGATCCAGATCCTCCAGACGCGCTGAAGGAAAACGATCCACTAGCAGAACCGCTGCCAAACTTCTTGACTTCCCTTCTGGTTCTTCCCGCCACTGACCGTCGACCTCTGCAGCCTGACCCACAGCCGCCGTAGGAGCCCCCGCTGGCTGCTGACGATGCACTGCTGCTACTGCTCGCTCCGGCACTGCCATATGCTCCGGCATTACTCCATGAACTGCTGCTGCTGGACGCTCTTGATCCAGAACCTCCATAACCGCTGCTTCCAGGTCCTCCTCCGCCGGAacaccctcctccaccacatccgccaccaccaccacctattcctccaccacctccaccggaacaccctcctcctcctccaccgcatccaccaccaccacctccaccaagacCTCCACCAAAACCACCTCCACCAAGACCACCTGCTACAAATCCGCCTAATGTGTTTATGAAATCTGCTCCTGAACCACCAGCTCTCCATCCATGGCCGCCTCCCCCACTACCTCCGTATCCATAGCCTGCTCCCCCAttgcttcctccccctcctcctcctcctccttggaaGCCGCCTCCTCCACACGTGCTGCAACCTCCAGTTCTGAAGGAGAAGCCATATCCATGAGGGCTGCCAGGATCTCGCTTATGTCGTAACTTGTGCTCCAAGACATCCACCAAGTGTCTCTTGCTCCTCTCATGGCCAAGATCTGTACCACTGATGGCGGGGGAGAGTGTGTCGCCTATACCAGGGTCCTTCAAGGCTCCCACCAGCGTCCCCATCAGCAGCACCAACACGCCATATCCACGCATGGTTgccctgaagaacaacaaacattAGAAACCAATCAAATGAATTTCGTACGTGACTGTTTCA
Encoded here:
- the LOC138369773 gene encoding uncharacterized protein isoform X7; translated protein: MQGSAMFLLVAWTMAQVLTVPGIVNTAQALGVGVRASGVVSGGTHTTDYSKEYTDDSREDDGTVAHYVSSAKRGGIGHGGHAYRAGRSASPLDWNSGRLAREANKKPCPLCGLAQQVSGSGSASGSFSFSGSGSGSGSASGSFSGSKGGSGSGSASGSISGSKGGSGSGSASGSISGSKGGSGSGSASGSFSGSKGSGGSGSASGSISGSKGTGGSGSASGSFSGSWGGSGSGGGGSGGGSGSGGGSGSGGGFGGGAGTGGGSGSGGGFGGGAGTGGGSGSGGGSGSGGGFGGGAGTGGGSGSGGGSGSGGGFGGGAGTGGGSGSGGGFGGGAGTGGGSGSGGGAGSGGGFGGGAGTGGGSGSGGGSGSGGGFGGGAGTGTGGGSGSAGGSGSAGGFWGGSSSGGGSGTGGGSGSGGGFGGGAGTGGGSGSGGGFGGGSGSGGGFGGGSGSGGGFGGGSGSGGGRGGGSGSGGGFGGGSGSGGGFGGGSGSGGGFGGGSGSGGGFGGGSGSGGGLGGGAGGGGGSGSGGGFGAGGGGSSGGGGGWQGGGGGGGCLTNKPGVRCTGSGGFQTGGAGGGYGGADGTSWASGGAYTGDSSGVKGIRVDVKSP
- the LOC138369773 gene encoding uncharacterized protein isoform X2; translated protein: MQGSAMFLLVAWTMAQVLTVPGIVNTAQALGVGVRASGVVSGGTHTTDYSKEYTDDSREDDGTVAHYVSSAKRGGIGHGGHAYRAGRSASPLDWNSGRLAREANKKPCPLCGLAQQVSGSGSASGSFSFSGSGSGSGSASGSFSGSKGGSGSGSASGSISGSKGGSGSGSASGSISGSKGGSGSGSASGSFSGSKGSGGSGSASGSISGSKGTGGSGSASGSFSGSWGGSGSGGGGSGGGSGSGGGSGSGGGFGGGAGTGGGSGSGGGFGGGAGTGGGSGSGGGSGSGGGFGGGAGTGGGSGSGGGSGSGGGFGGGAGTGGGSGSGGGFGGGAGTGGGSGSGGGAGSGGGFGGGAGTGGGSGSGGGSGSGGGFGGGAGTGTGGGSGSAGGFWGGSSSGGGSGTGGGSGSGGGFGGGAGTGGGSGSGGGFGGGAGTGGGSGSAGGFWGGSSSGGGSGSGGGSGAGGGSGSGGGRGGGSGSGGGFGGGSGSGGGSGSGGGFGGGSGSGGGFGGGSGSGGGFGGGSGSGGGSGSGVGFGGGSGSGGGFGGGSGSGGGFGGGSGSGGGFGGGSGSGGGFGGGSGSGGGRGGGSGSGGGFGGGSGSGGGFGGGSGSGGGFGGGSGSGGGFGGGSGSGGGLGGGAGGGGGSGSGGGFGAGGGGSSGGGGGWQGGGGGGGCLTNKPGVRCTGSGGFQTGGAGGGYGGADGTSWASGGAYTGDSSGVKGIRVDVKSP